Proteins encoded by one window of Dioscorea cayenensis subsp. rotundata cultivar TDr96_F1 chromosome 6, TDr96_F1_v2_PseudoChromosome.rev07_lg8_w22 25.fasta, whole genome shotgun sequence:
- the LOC120263047 gene encoding protein TIFY 10a-like, with protein MNKSKKLKFLNKKPPNQWTCFPQHSGFGLSHSANQSHLENAPLTIFYGGKVLVFDNFPAEKAKDLMQMARTQTATSPIPALNPQPNSSEMPIARRASLHRFLEKRKERIIAKAPYQVNGSPASMIKPEDKKSWLGLAPQLAEDDRKFEYRR; from the exons ATGAACAAATCAAAGAAACTCAAATTTCTGAACAAAAAGCCCCCAAATCAATGGACTTGTTTCCCTCAACACTCTGGATTTGGCCTCTCACACTCTGCCAATCAAAG TCATTTGGAGAATGCACCATTGACAATATTCTACGGTGGAAAAGTACTAGTTTTCGATAATTTTCCGGCTGAAAAAGCAAAAGATCTCATGCAAATGGCAAGAACTCAAACTGCAACTTCTCCAATTCCTGCATTAAACCCACAACCAAATTCTTCAG AAATGCCTATTGCAAGAAGAGCCTCACTGCATAGATTCttggaaaagagaaaagaaag GATTATTGCCAAGGCACCATATCAAGTGAACGGATCTCCGGCCTCGATGATCAAACCTGAAGACAAGAAATCATGGCTTGGCTTGGCTCCTCAACTCGCTGAAGATGACCGGAAATTCGAGTACCGAAGATAG